The Lacticaseibacillus rhamnosus DNA window GCTGAACTACCATGATGGTGTCTTGAGCATTAATGTTCACAAGGACGACATCACAGATCACGCCGACAAGAACGGCAACGTCATGATGTCCGAACGCAACTATGGCACGATGAGTCGGAGCTATCAGTTGCCAAACGTTGATGACAGCAACATTAAGGCAAGCTACAAAGATGGTGTTCTGAACATCACATTGCCAAAGTTAACTGAATCTAAGGAGTCTGGTCACAACATTGACATTCAGTAATGTTTATCATAAGGCGGCTCAAGATTCACGAACTGCATTGCAAGCATGATCAGAAG harbors:
- a CDS encoding Hsp20/alpha crystallin family protein; the encoded protein is MANEVMNRRNNELMNDVNDPFFDNLARRFFGPVSDWMDWATPSIASTAVNGLLTDVKETKDAYEVHVDVPGINKDNIKLNYHDGVLSINVHKDDITDHADKNGNVMMSERNYGTMSRSYQLPNVDDSNIKASYKDGVLNITLPKLTESKESGHNIDIQ